The following are encoded in a window of Prochlorococcus marinus CUG1417 genomic DNA:
- a CDS encoding glucose-6-phosphate dehydrogenase assembly protein OpcA — protein MKPQLTLQTPLELPYQEISNYLKQLWISEDKDNTGANTFTLMVWQPAWLEQCLVQKGLVSGPITGNLNTEIIEVTKKFILDQGLPITTSLNSKELLNLLKENSSNKDFEDFRGQFFESSISTLNPRRLITLAPTLNKNSDIKTFVSAYCPLSDTTAIQPICGDLVVIRGDSASISNKGLKIIDELSIDELPLWLWWNGSLDESPEIFEYFTNYGLRLIIDTALGSPNRCLKVLDQLNNSNKAINDLNWVRLKNWRESLAMIFDPPTRRPILDHITDIDIDIAGDHIIQALFLISWISDKLGWSFLRVERDTELTKIEFERINGEIISTSINPLSLGNPSIHLGQVIGLRLISKISEVQKNNTCVILGCESVECMRLEAGGMANMELIEQVVPNSFSTSEYDVSKLLASSRGNTSPLFENSIKIALQIFNGFKNL, from the coding sequence ATGAAACCTCAACTAACACTCCAAACTCCATTAGAGCTTCCTTATCAGGAAATTTCTAATTACCTTAAACAATTATGGATTTCAGAAGATAAAGATAATACTGGAGCTAATACTTTTACATTAATGGTCTGGCAGCCTGCTTGGCTAGAACAATGTTTGGTTCAAAAAGGATTGGTAAGTGGACCAATTACTGGAAATTTAAATACAGAAATAATTGAAGTTACTAAAAAATTTATATTAGATCAAGGTCTTCCTATTACTACTTCCCTCAACAGTAAAGAATTATTGAATTTGTTGAAGGAAAATTCATCTAATAAGGACTTTGAAGATTTTAGAGGACAATTTTTTGAATCATCAATAAGTACATTGAATCCGAGAAGATTAATAACCCTAGCACCAACTTTAAATAAAAATTCAGATATCAAAACTTTTGTATCCGCTTACTGTCCATTAAGTGATACTACTGCTATACAACCTATATGCGGGGATTTAGTCGTTATTAGGGGGGACTCAGCCTCAATATCTAATAAAGGATTAAAAATAATTGATGAATTATCTATTGATGAATTACCTTTATGGTTATGGTGGAATGGAAGCCTAGATGAATCGCCTGAAATCTTCGAATATTTTACTAATTATGGTCTGAGGTTAATAATTGATACTGCTCTTGGATCTCCTAATAGATGTTTAAAAGTTTTAGATCAATTAAATAATTCAAATAAAGCTATTAATGATTTGAATTGGGTTAGGTTGAAAAATTGGAGGGAATCGTTGGCAATGATTTTTGATCCTCCTACGAGGAGACCAATTTTAGATCATATTACTGATATTGATATTGATATAGCGGGGGATCATATTATTCAAGCTTTGTTTCTAATTTCATGGATTAGCGATAAACTTGGTTGGTCTTTTTTAAGAGTTGAAAGGGATACAGAACTAACAAAAATAGAGTTTGAAAGAATTAATGGCGAAATAATTTCTACTTCAATTAATCCCTTATCTTTGGGAAATCCAAGTATTCATTTAGGACAAGTTATTGGATTGAGGTTGATTTCAAAAATTAGTGAGGTTCAAAAAAATAACACTTGTGTAATACTTGGATGTGAATCGGTGGAGTGTATGAGACTTGAAGCAGGGGGAATGGCTAATATGGAATTAATAGAACAAGTGGTTCCAAATTCTTTTTCCACATCGGAGTATGATGTAAGTAAATTATTGGCAAGTAGTAGAGGTAATACAAGTCCTCTTTTTGAAAATTCTATTA